The Vidua chalybeata isolate OUT-0048 chromosome 21, bVidCha1 merged haplotype, whole genome shotgun sequence genome contains a region encoding:
- the ENDOG gene encoding endonuclease G, mitochondrial, protein MLRARWVLPLAVGAGLGAALARREHRERGDAADGLLARLPVLPAVAAASPPAPPGSGRTELSKYGLPGLAQLRSRESYVLCYDPRSRSALWVIEQLNRDTLSGASDRAACDFQEDDSVHEYHRATNADYRGSGFDRGHLAAAANHRWSQKAMRDTFYLSNIAPQNPHLNQNAWNNLEKYCRSLAKNNRNVYVCTGPLFLPRMEADGKMYVKYQVIGKNNVAVPTHFFKVLILEKESGEIELRSYVMPNSPVDDKIPLERFLVPIESIERASGLLFVPNILRRTSNLKAITAGKQ, encoded by the exons ATGCTGCGGGCCCGGTGGGTGCTGCCGCTGGCGGTgggcgcggggctgggggcggccCTCGCCCGCCGGGAGCACCGGGAGCGGGGCGATGCGGCCGACGGGCTGCTGGCCCGCCTGCCCGTGCTGCCCGCCGTGGCAGCGGCCagcccgcccgcgccgccgggCTCGGGGCGCACCGAGCTGAGCAAGTACGGGCTGCCCGGGCTGGCGCAGCTGCGGAGCCGCGAGTCCTACGTGCTGTGCTACGACCCGCGGAGCCGCAGCGCGCTCTGGGTCATCGAGCAGCTCAACCGGGACACGCTCAGCGGCGCTTCGGACCGCGCCGCCTGCGACTTCCAGGAGGACGACTCGGTGCACGAATATCACCGCGCCACCAACGCCGACTACCGCGGCAGCGGCTTCGACCGCGGGCACCTGGCCGCCGCCGCCAACCACAGGTGGAGCCAGAAGGCCATGCGGGACACCTTCTACTTGAGCAACATCGCCCCGCAG AATCCTCATTTAAACCAGAACGCCTGGAATAACCTTGAGAAGTACTGCAGGAGCTTGGCAAAAAACAACAGGAATGTCTATGTCTGCACAGGACCCCTCTTCCTGCCCAG GATGGAGGCTGATGGGAAGATGTATGTGAAGTACCAGGTGATTGGGAAGAACAACGTGGCTGTCCCCACCCATTTCTTCAAGGTGCTCATCTTGGAAAAGGAGAGTGGGGAGATTGAGTTGCGCTCCTACGTGATGCCCAACAGCCCTGTGGATGATAAAATCCCCCTGGAACGGTTCCTGGTTCCCATCGAGAGCATTGAGCGAGCTTCAGGGCTCCTCTTTGTCCCAAACATCCTCAGGAGGACAAGTAACTTGAAAGCCATCacagctggaaagcagtga